A single Amphiura filiformis chromosome 8, Afil_fr2py, whole genome shotgun sequence DNA region contains:
- the LOC140158257 gene encoding arylsulfatase B-like, which yields MVVAVVVVCLILTVLSRANDNQMSESYDSSNEYNINVFEDVGNSGRQNNTIQRPHIVFVLADDLGYNDIGYHAVHGMSAVKTPHLDTLASEGVKLENYYVQPICSPSRSVLMTGRYLIRYGLQHDVFRAAQPTCLPLNETILPEKLRELGYATHAIGKWHLGMCRTECLPTRRGFDSFFGYLLGGSNYFSGNKTISFPYFNDKWTGNDLWEDETPVSKYGRKHSTKVFTRKARDIIRHHNKDRPLFLYLAYKNVHRPLQAPLNYIKKFQHITNTKRRTLAAMVACLDDQIKSITDALRQEGLWENTVFVFSSDNGGHVDYLGGGNNWPLRGGKWTLYEGGVRAVAFVNSPLLSSDVRGTVNKELMHISDWFPTFVDGLGGGNTSLLSKPLDGVNMWQTISKGVPSPREELLLNVDNMWRSSQMHYLEIQYWRKHLGGRSDTLWPLIRAGIRRGDWKLLTGPSHAIHWGYSKWLPPQESGQREQDLLNISSKCGRPITNQVIKLYNITADRKETCNVAQRPENLHIVIDLLQRLERYFLEAKPAYSPRYPDLNAHPALHGGVWRPWLDDDENTYRRLMRIDE from the exons ATGGTTGTGGCTGTGGTTGTCGTGTGTCTAATATTGACTGTTTTATCAAGAGCGAATGACAATCAAATGTCTGAGAGCTATGACTCCAGTAACGAGTACAATATCAACGTATTTGAAGATGTCGGCAATTCAGGGAGACAAAACAATACCATTCAACGGCCCCATATTGTGTTTGTCCTGGcggatgacttaggctacaatgaCATCGGATACCATGCTGTCCATGGTATGTCTGCAGTCAAAACACCGCACTTGGATACACTGGCTTCAGAAGGTGTCAAACTGGAGAATTATTATGTGCAACCTATTTGTTCACCATCGAGGAGTGTCCTCATGACGGGGAGATATTTG ATTAGATACGGGCTGCAGCATGATGTTTTCCGCGCAGCACAGCCTACGTGTCTGCCTCTAAATGAGACCATTCTTCCAGAAAAGCTTCGTGAGTTAGGCTATGCTACGCATGCAATAGGGAAATGGCATCTGGGAATGTGCAGGACCGAATGTCTACCCACACGTCGTGGGTTCGACTCATTCTTTG GATATCTCCTTGGAGGTAGTAATTACTTTTCTGGGAATAAAACTATTAGTTTTCCCTATTTCAACGACAAGTGGACAGGGAATGACCTTTGGGAAGATGAAACGCCAGTGTCAAAATACGGCAGAAAACACAGTACCAAAGTATTTACAAGGAAGGCTCGCGATATTATCCGCCACCATAACAAAGATAGA CCTTTATTTCTTTATCTAGCCTATAAAAATGTTCACCGACCTCTCCAAGCTCCGTTAAATTACATAAAGAAGTTTCAGCATATAACCAATACCAAAAGACGTACACTTGCTGCAATGGTGGCTTGTCTTGATGACCAGATCAAAAGCATTACAGACGCCCTACGTCAAGAAGGATTATGGGAAAACACCGTATTTGTATTCTCGTCAG ACAATGGTGGCCATGTAGATTATCTCGGAGGTGGAAATAACTGGCCTCTTCGAGGCGGCAAATGGACATTGTATGAAGGCGGTGTAAGGGCAGTAGCTTTTGTCAACAGTCCGTTACTTTCCTCGGATGTCCGTGGAACAGTTAACAAAGAACTGATGCATATCAGCGATTGGTTTCCTACCTTTGTAGATGGTTTAGGGGGCGGAAATACGTCACTTTTAAGTAAGCCATTAGACGGAGTAAACATGTGGCAAACAATCAG TAAAGGAGTACCGTCGCCACGTGAGGAGCTTTTACTTAATGTGGACAATATGTGGCGATCTTCTCAGATGCATTATCTAGAAATACAATACTGGCGGAAGCACCTGGGAGGTAGAAGTGACACCCTTTGGCCTTTGATTCGCGCTGGAATCAGACGAGGCGATTGGAAATTACTGACAGGACCAAGTCATGCAATCCATTGGGGATATA gTAAGTGGTTACCTCCTCAAGAATCAGGACAACGGGAGCAGGACCTACTAAATATATCATCCAAATGTGGACGCCCAATAACTAACCAAGTAATCAAATTATATAATATCACAGCTGATCGGAAAGAAACGTGTAACGTTGCTCAAAGACCTGAAAATCTCCACATCGTCATAGATCTGTTACAACGACTGGAAAGATACTTTTTGGAGGCTAAACCTGCCTATTCCCCGAGATACCCGGATTTGAATGCACATCCTGCCTTGCATGGTGGAGTGTGGAGACCGTGGTTGGATGATGACGAAAACACTTATCGGAGGCTAATGAGAATAGATGAATAA